Proteins from a genomic interval of Geodermatophilus obscurus DSM 43160:
- the fdhD gene encoding formate dehydrogenase accessory sulfurtransferase FdhD, with the protein MGRVTSRTPVLRIRGAAHSTRPDTVAAEEPLEIRLAGKALAVTMRTPGDDFDLVHGFLATEAVIGSADDIAGLRYCNSVDEDGRNTYNVVDVDLAPGVEPPDTALDRNFYTSSSCGVCGKASIDAIRTKTRHDVAGDDVRLPLPTLLALPDRLRAAQQVFDKTGGLHAAGLFTADGELVALREDVGRHNAVDKVVGDAVRQGRLPLAGHVLMVSGRASFELTQKAAMAGIPVLAAVSAPSSLAVELAADVGITLVGFLRGDGCNVYTRTERIVVEE; encoded by the coding sequence GTGGGACGAGTGACGAGCCGGACGCCGGTGCTGCGGATCCGCGGCGCGGCGCACAGCACCCGCCCGGACACCGTGGCGGCCGAGGAACCGCTGGAGATCCGGCTGGCCGGGAAGGCGCTGGCGGTCACCATGCGCACGCCGGGCGACGACTTCGACCTGGTGCACGGCTTCCTGGCCACGGAGGCGGTGATCGGGTCGGCCGACGACATCGCCGGGCTGCGCTACTGCAACTCCGTCGACGAGGACGGCCGGAACACCTACAACGTCGTCGACGTCGACCTGGCGCCCGGCGTGGAGCCGCCGGACACCGCCCTGGACCGGAACTTCTACACGTCCAGCTCCTGCGGCGTGTGCGGCAAGGCCAGCATCGACGCGATCCGCACCAAGACGCGCCACGACGTCGCCGGGGACGACGTCCGGCTGCCGCTGCCGACGCTGCTCGCGCTGCCCGACCGGCTCCGCGCCGCCCAGCAGGTGTTCGACAAGACCGGCGGGCTGCACGCGGCGGGGCTGTTCACCGCCGACGGGGAGCTGGTGGCCCTGCGCGAGGACGTCGGCCGGCACAACGCCGTCGACAAGGTCGTCGGCGACGCGGTGCGCCAGGGGCGGCTGCCGCTGGCCGGGCACGTGCTGATGGTCAGCGGACGGGCCAGCTTCGAGCTGACGCAGAAGGCGGCGATGGCCGGCATCCCGGTGCTCGCGGCGGTGTCGGCGCCGTCGTCCCTGGCGGTCGAGCTGGCGGCCGACGTCGGCATCACCCTGGTCGGTTTCCTCCGCGGCGACGGCTGCAACGTCTACACCCGCACCGAGCGGATCGTCGTGGAGGAGTGA
- the mobA gene encoding molybdenum cofactor guanylyltransferase translates to MAALPPFAAVVLAGGRAARMGGQAKPQLDVGGRTILGAVLAAVPDAAPRIVVGPPQPVPADVVVVREDPPRGGPVAAMRAGLAHVPTEVVALLAGDLPFLTAGLVGGLRERLTGDGVLVVDDTGRDQLLLGVWRTAALRAAVADVDGPTSVRRVLAPLAVRRLHPEVGSGQPPPWTDCDTPADLARARAAAARLGPRRVPRRPQG, encoded by the coding sequence GTGGCCGCGCTCCCGCCCTTCGCCGCCGTCGTCCTCGCCGGCGGCCGCGCGGCACGGATGGGCGGCCAGGCCAAGCCGCAGCTGGACGTCGGCGGCCGCACCATCCTCGGGGCAGTGCTGGCCGCCGTCCCCGACGCCGCGCCGCGCATCGTCGTCGGCCCGCCCCAGCCGGTGCCGGCCGACGTCGTCGTCGTGCGGGAGGACCCGCCGCGCGGGGGTCCGGTGGCCGCGATGCGGGCGGGCCTGGCGCACGTCCCGACCGAGGTGGTGGCGCTGCTCGCCGGCGACCTGCCGTTCCTCACCGCCGGGCTGGTCGGGGGGCTGCGCGAGCGGCTCACCGGCGACGGCGTGCTCGTCGTCGACGACACCGGCCGGGACCAGCTGCTGCTCGGGGTGTGGCGGACGGCGGCCCTGCGCGCCGCGGTCGCCGACGTCGACGGGCCCACCTCGGTGCGCCGGGTGCTCGCCCCGCTGGCCGTGCGGCGGCTGCACCCCGAGGTCGGGTCCGGTCAGCCGCCGCCGTGGACCGACTGCGACACCCCGGCCGACCTGGCCCGCGCCCGGGCCGCCGCCGCCCGGCTCGGTCCCCGCCGGGTACCCCGCCGTCCCCAGGGGTAG
- a CDS encoding NAD(P)H-binding protein, whose protein sequence is MRIVIAGAHGQVARRLGRLLSGRGDTAVGIIRNPAHSDDLRADGVEPVVIDLEQAPVDRVAEVVSGADAVVFAAGAGPGSGEARKHTVDKGAALLLADAAERAGVRPYLLVSSMGVEQARQGTPRGMDPAFAVYLQAKLAAEDAILPRPALDTVILRPGRLTDEPGTGRVTLEHGVEYGEVPRDDVAAVLVALLDAGKTDEVVELVSGDTPIEEAVAALP, encoded by the coding sequence ATGCGCATCGTCATCGCCGGTGCCCACGGGCAGGTCGCCCGCCGCCTCGGCCGCCTGCTGTCCGGCCGCGGCGACACGGCGGTCGGCATCATCCGCAACCCCGCGCACTCCGACGACCTCCGCGCCGACGGGGTGGAGCCGGTCGTCATCGACCTCGAGCAGGCCCCCGTCGACCGGGTCGCCGAGGTGGTGTCGGGTGCCGACGCCGTCGTCTTCGCCGCCGGTGCCGGCCCGGGCAGCGGCGAGGCCCGCAAGCACACGGTCGACAAGGGCGCGGCGCTGCTGCTCGCCGATGCCGCCGAGCGGGCCGGCGTGCGGCCCTACCTGCTGGTGTCGTCGATGGGCGTCGAGCAGGCCCGCCAGGGGACGCCGCGGGGCATGGACCCGGCGTTCGCCGTCTACCTGCAGGCCAAGCTGGCCGCCGAGGACGCGATCCTGCCCCGGCCCGCGCTCGACACGGTGATCCTGCGGCCCGGCAGGCTGACCGACGAGCCGGGCACCGGCCGGGTCACCCTCGAGCACGGCGTCGAGTACGGCGAGGTACCGCGGGACGACGTCGCCGCGGTGCTGGTCGCGCTGCTGGACGCCGGGAAGACCGACGAGGTCGTCGAGCTGGTCAGCGGCGACACCCCGATCGAGGAAGCCGTCGCCGCCCTGCCGTGA
- the truA gene encoding tRNA pseudouridine(38-40) synthase TruA, with product MGIAYDGTALHGWARQPAQRTVQGDLEEALSRVLRQPVSLTVAGRTDAGVHATGQVAHGDVPRAVWAEQRPRLVRRLRGVLPPDIAVHTVEEAPRDFDARFGALRRHYVYRLTDADSGPPPLRRADTVGWPRRLDADAMAVAAELLLGLHDFAAFCRRREGATTIRTLLTLAVTREGDLVTVRASADAFCHSMVRSLVGALTAVGEGRRPPEWPAALLTSTERSSEVPVVPPGGLTLVGVDYPPDDELAARAVLTRGLRS from the coding sequence TTGGGGATCGCCTACGACGGCACCGCGCTGCACGGCTGGGCCCGTCAGCCGGCGCAGCGGACGGTGCAGGGCGACCTCGAGGAGGCCCTGAGCCGGGTGCTGCGGCAGCCGGTCTCGCTGACCGTGGCCGGACGCACGGACGCCGGGGTGCACGCCACCGGCCAGGTCGCGCACGGCGACGTCCCCCGTGCCGTGTGGGCGGAACAGCGGCCCCGGCTGGTGCGCCGGCTGCGCGGTGTGCTGCCGCCCGACATCGCCGTCCACACGGTCGAGGAGGCGCCGCGGGACTTCGACGCCCGCTTCGGGGCGCTGCGCCGGCACTACGTCTACCGGCTCACCGATGCCGACAGCGGTCCGCCGCCGCTGCGCCGCGCCGACACGGTCGGCTGGCCCCGGCGGCTGGACGCCGACGCGATGGCGGTCGCCGCAGAACTCCTGCTGGGCCTGCACGACTTCGCCGCCTTCTGCCGGCGGCGGGAGGGCGCGACGACGATCCGCACGCTGCTGACCCTGGCGGTGACCCGCGAGGGCGACCTGGTGACCGTCCGGGCCTCCGCGGACGCCTTCTGCCACTCGATGGTGCGCAGCCTCGTCGGCGCCCTCACGGCGGTGGGGGAGGGCCGTCGTCCGCCGGAGTGGCCGGCGGCGCTGCTGACGAGCACGGAGCGCTCCAGCGAGGTGCCCGTCGTCCCGCCCGGCGGGCTGACCCTGGTGGGGGTCGACTACCCACCGGACGACGAGCTGGCGGCCCGCGCGGTGCTCACCCGGGGCCTCCGCTCCTGA
- a CDS encoding DNA-directed RNA polymerase subunit alpha: MLIAQRPTLTEETISEQRSRFVIEPLEPGFGYTLGNSLRRTLLSSIPGAAVTSIRIEGTLHEFTTVPGVKEDVTEIILNLKGLVVSSDSDEPVTMYLRKQGPGEVTAADIAPPAGVEVHNPELHIATLNGKGRLEIELVVERGRGYVPAPQNKQPGQEIGRIPVDSIYSPVLKVTYAVEATRVEQRTDFDRLVVDVETKPSIAPRDAIASAGSTLVELFGLLRELNIDAEGIEVGPSPAEAADIANFSMPIEDMDLTVRSYNCLKREGVHTVGELVTRSEADLLDIRNFGAKSIDEVKMKLAAMGLALKDSPPGFIPTSVESYDEGYETDAYQGHGEFAAGYDQVQYDDGTYQETEQL, encoded by the coding sequence ATGCTCATCGCACAGCGCCCCACGCTGACCGAGGAGACCATCTCCGAGCAGCGCTCGCGGTTCGTCATCGAGCCGCTGGAGCCCGGCTTCGGCTACACCCTCGGCAACTCGCTGCGCCGCACCCTCCTGTCGTCGATCCCCGGCGCTGCTGTCACCAGCATCCGGATCGAGGGCACCCTGCACGAGTTCACCACCGTGCCGGGCGTCAAGGAGGACGTCACCGAGATCATCCTGAACCTCAAGGGTCTGGTCGTCAGCTCCGACTCCGACGAGCCGGTGACCATGTACCTGCGCAAGCAGGGCCCCGGCGAGGTCACAGCCGCCGACATCGCGCCCCCGGCCGGTGTCGAGGTGCACAACCCCGAGCTGCACATCGCCACCCTGAACGGCAAGGGCCGGCTGGAGATCGAACTGGTCGTCGAGCGGGGCCGCGGCTACGTGCCGGCGCCGCAGAACAAGCAGCCCGGCCAGGAGATCGGCCGGATCCCCGTCGACTCGATCTACTCGCCGGTCCTCAAGGTGACCTACGCCGTCGAGGCCACCCGTGTCGAGCAGCGGACCGACTTCGACCGCCTCGTCGTCGACGTCGAGACCAAGCCGTCGATCGCCCCGCGTGACGCGATCGCCAGCGCCGGCTCCACCCTGGTCGAGCTCTTCGGCCTGCTGCGCGAGCTGAACATCGACGCCGAGGGCATCGAGGTCGGCCCGAGCCCGGCCGAGGCCGCCGACATCGCGAACTTCTCGATGCCGATCGAGGACATGGACCTCACCGTCCGGTCCTACAACTGCCTCAAGCGCGAGGGCGTGCACACCGTCGGGGAGCTCGTCACCCGTTCCGAGGCCGACCTGCTGGACATCCGGAACTTCGGTGCCAAGTCCATCGACGAGGTCAAGATGAAGCTGGCGGCCATGGGCCTGGCGCTCAAGGACAGCCCGCCCGGGTTCATCCCCACCTCGGTCGAGAGCTACGACGAGGGCTACGAGACCGACGCCTACCAGGGCCACGGCGAGTTCGCCGCCGGCTACGACCAGGTGCAGTACGACGACGGCACCTACCAGGAGACCGAGCAGCTCTGA
- the rpsD gene encoding 30S ribosomal protein S4 — protein sequence MARYTGADCRMCRREKMKLFLKGSKCESPKCPIEIRPYPPGEHGRGRSKDSEYLLQLREKQKARRIYGVLEKQFRGYYEEANKKSGKTGEVLLQILESRLDNVVYRAGFAESRDMARQLVRHGHIRVNGRKVDIPSYRVASNDIIEVAEKSRRMLPFEIAQARAGERPVPPWLEVISSQLRVLVHSVPARQVIDTPVQEQLIVELYSK from the coding sequence GTGGCCCGTTACACCGGAGCCGACTGCCGCATGTGCCGGCGCGAGAAGATGAAGCTGTTCCTCAAGGGCAGCAAGTGCGAGTCCCCGAAGTGCCCGATCGAGATCCGGCCCTACCCGCCGGGCGAGCACGGCCGGGGCCGCAGCAAGGACAGCGAGTACCTGCTGCAGCTGCGCGAGAAGCAGAAGGCGCGCCGCATCTACGGCGTCCTCGAGAAGCAGTTCCGCGGCTACTACGAAGAGGCCAACAAGAAGTCGGGCAAGACCGGTGAGGTCCTGCTGCAGATCCTCGAGTCGCGCCTGGACAACGTCGTGTACCGGGCCGGCTTCGCCGAGTCCCGCGACATGGCCCGCCAGCTGGTGCGCCACGGTCACATCCGGGTCAACGGCCGCAAGGTCGACATCCCGTCGTACCGGGTCGCCTCCAACGACATCATCGAGGTCGCCGAGAAGTCGCGGCGGATGCTGCCCTTCGAGATCGCCCAGGCCCGTGCCGGCGAGCGCCCCGTGCCGCCGTGGCTGGAGGTCATCAGCAGCCAGCTGCGCGTGCTGGTCCACAGCGTCCCGGCCCGCCAGGTGATCGACACCCCGGTCCAGGAGCAGCTGATCGTCGAGCTCTACTCCAAGTAG
- the rpsK gene encoding 30S ribosomal protein S11 translates to MPPRARAAAGAKKVRRKEKKNVAHGAAHIKSTFNNTIVSITDPTGNVISWASAGHVGFKGSRKSTPFAAQMAAENAARKAQEHGMRKVDVFVKGPGSGRETAIRSLQATGLEVGQIQDVTPQPHNGCRPKKRRRV, encoded by the coding sequence ATGCCTCCCAGGGCTCGCGCCGCGGCTGGTGCCAAGAAGGTCCGCCGCAAGGAGAAGAAGAACGTCGCCCACGGCGCCGCGCACATCAAGAGCACCTTCAACAACACGATCGTGTCGATCACCGACCCCACCGGGAACGTGATCAGCTGGGCCTCCGCCGGCCACGTCGGCTTCAAGGGCTCGCGCAAGTCCACGCCGTTCGCCGCGCAGATGGCTGCCGAGAACGCCGCGCGCAAGGCGCAGGAGCACGGCATGCGCAAGGTCGACGTCTTCGTCAAGGGCCCCGGCTCCGGCCGTGAGACCGCCATCCGGTCCCTCCAGGCCACCGGCCTTGAGGTCGGCCAGATCCAGGACGTGACCCCGCAGCCGCACAACGGCTGCCGCCCCAAGAAGCGCCGCCGGGTCTGA
- the rpsM gene encoding 30S ribosomal protein S13, whose amino-acid sequence MARLAGVDLPRDKRMEIALTYIYGIGKTHAKETLAATGVSPDLRVRDLGDEDLLRLRDYIDEHFRVEGDLRREVAADIRRKVEIGCYQGLRHRRGLPVHGQRTRTNARSSKGPRKTIAGKKKAGKK is encoded by the coding sequence ATGGCACGACTGGCCGGCGTCGACCTCCCCCGCGACAAGCGGATGGAGATCGCGCTCACCTACATCTACGGCATCGGCAAGACCCACGCCAAGGAGACCCTGGCCGCGACGGGCGTCAGCCCCGACCTGCGCGTCCGGGACCTCGGTGACGAGGACCTGCTGAGGCTCCGCGACTACATCGACGAGCACTTCCGCGTCGAGGGTGACCTCCGCCGTGAGGTGGCCGCTGACATCCGCCGCAAGGTGGAGATCGGCTGCTACCAGGGCCTGCGTCACCGCCGCGGTCTGCCCGTGCACGGGCAGCGCACCCGCACGAACGCGCGCTCGAGCAAGGGCCCGCGCAAGACCATCGCCGGCAAGAAGAAGGCCGGCAAGAAGTAA
- the rpmJ gene encoding 50S ribosomal protein L36, giving the protein MKVQPSVKKICDKCKVIRRHGRVMVICDNARHKQRQG; this is encoded by the coding sequence GTGAAGGTCCAGCCGTCGGTGAAGAAGATCTGCGACAAGTGCAAGGTGATCCGCCGGCACGGCCGGGTCATGGTCATCTGCGACAACGCCCGCCACAAGCAGCGGCAGGGCTGA
- the infA gene encoding translation initiation factor IF-1 — MAKKDGAIEVEGRVVEPLPNAMFRVELQNGHRVLAHISGKMRQHYIRILPEDRVVVELSPYDLTRGRIVYRYK, encoded by the coding sequence ATGGCGAAGAAGGACGGGGCCATCGAGGTCGAGGGTCGCGTCGTCGAGCCGCTGCCCAACGCGATGTTCCGGGTCGAGCTGCAGAACGGGCACCGGGTGCTCGCCCACATCAGCGGCAAGATGCGCCAGCACTACATCCGCATCCTGCCCGAGGATCGCGTGGTCGTGGAGCTCTCGCCCTACGACCTGACCCGCGGTCGCATCGTCTACCGGTACAAGTAA
- the map gene encoding type I methionyl aminopeptidase — MIQIKTPHELELMRAAGLVVAGAIAAVRAAVRPGVTTGELDAIAEDHIRTAGAVPSFLGYHGFTGSICASINDEIVHGIPNRGRVLAAGDNISIDCGAILQGWHGDSAVTVTVGPPSAEDAALIEVTERSMWAGLARALAGGRLTDISHAVEQAITAEQHPYGIVDHYGGHGIGTEMHQDPHVLNYGRPGRGPRLVPGLALAIEPMVTVGDPATVELEDGWTVVTKDGSRAAHFEHSVAITPEGPWVLTAEDGGVAGLAPFGITPRT, encoded by the coding sequence ATGATCCAGATCAAGACGCCGCACGAGCTGGAGCTCATGCGCGCTGCGGGGCTCGTCGTGGCCGGGGCCATCGCGGCCGTCCGCGCTGCCGTCCGGCCCGGGGTCACCACCGGTGAGCTGGACGCCATCGCCGAGGACCACATCCGCACCGCCGGGGCCGTGCCGTCGTTCCTGGGCTACCACGGCTTCACCGGCAGCATCTGCGCCTCGATCAACGACGAGATCGTGCACGGCATCCCGAACCGGGGCCGGGTCCTCGCCGCCGGCGACAACATCTCCATCGACTGCGGGGCGATCCTGCAGGGGTGGCACGGCGACTCGGCGGTCACCGTCACCGTCGGCCCGCCGTCGGCGGAGGACGCCGCGCTGATCGAGGTCACCGAGCGGTCGATGTGGGCCGGGCTCGCCCGGGCGCTGGCCGGTGGGCGGCTGACCGACATCAGCCACGCCGTCGAGCAGGCGATCACCGCGGAGCAGCACCCGTACGGCATCGTCGACCACTACGGCGGGCACGGCATCGGCACCGAGATGCACCAGGACCCGCACGTCCTGAACTACGGCCGGCCCGGACGCGGGCCGCGACTGGTGCCGGGGCTCGCGCTGGCCATCGAGCCGATGGTCACCGTGGGCGACCCGGCCACCGTCGAGCTCGAGGACGGCTGGACCGTGGTCACCAAGGACGGCTCGCGTGCGGCCCACTTCGAGCACTCCGTCGCGATCACACCCGAGGGCCCGTGGGTCCTCACGGCCGAGGACGGCGGCGTCGCGGGGCTGGCCCCCTTCGGGATCACCCCCCGCACCTGA